Proteins found in one Plectropomus leopardus isolate mb chromosome 9, YSFRI_Pleo_2.0, whole genome shotgun sequence genomic segment:
- the mars2 gene encoding methionine--tRNA ligase, mitochondrial — protein sequence MTSTYQIITALSGLNIVWVTSCGITCFPAMRTSLLFVTRGCEALHRFFSPVSALWRHQRVFVLRHTSTQSRRDDRSYYITTPIFYVNASPHLGHLFSAVIADCLHRYKLLQGFNSKFATGTDEHGLKIQQAAEAAGKEPLTFCTDVSDRFKHLFSSCSISYTDYIRTTEQRHRDAVNHFWSVLWSKGLIYKGSYEGWYSTQDESFLTPSQVADALDSSGKEIKVSLESGHKVEWMKEENYMFRLSAFRSQLLDWLRGNPRAVQPERFYQDVLQWLQEDLPDLSVSRQRSRLQWGIPVPGDAEQTIYVWLDALINYLTVAGYPDRHDRWWSVAHHIVGKDILKFHAIYWPAFLLGAGLPLPQTIHVHSHWTVGGKKMSKSLGNVVDPLERSQMFTTDGMRYFLLRQGVPDSDCDYTDNKVMKLLNAELADSLGGLLNRCTAPALNPAQVYPSFCPQSFPTEQGGRAVAEDYHMLDAVRNLPAVVEQHYESMHVYKALEAVTACVRQTNGFVQRHAPWKLDRTDNKDQRWLDTIIHVSLECLRIYGTLLQPVVPGVSDKLLSRLGVQPGERSWAHVSFLPRHRGMDCPFEGRALGSDSGVLFSRLENQNVDKQKPKKTKKATNLK from the exons ATGACTAGTACTTACCAAATCATCACCGCACTCTCGGGACTAAACATCGTTTGGGTGACTTCATGTGGCATCACCTGCTTTCCAGCGATGAGGACCTCCTTACTGTTTGTCACCAGAGGCTGTGAGGCTCTTCACAGGTTTTTCTCACCAGTTTCAGCTCTATGGAGACATCAGAGGGTCTTTGTGTTGAGACACACGAGCACACAGTCCCGCAGAGACGACAGGAGTTACTACATAACCACTCCCATCTTCTATGTCAACGCTTCTCCTCATTTAGGACACTTATTTTCAGCGGTGATAGCTGACTGCTTACACAGGTACAAGCTGCTGCAGGGCTTCAACTCAAAGTTTGCAACAG GCACAGACGAACACGGCTTGAAGATCCAGCAAGCTGCTGAAGCTGCAGGAAAAGAGCCCCTGACCTTCTGCACCGATGTGTCTGACAGATTCAAGCAtctcttcagcagctgcagcatatCGTACACAGACTACATAAGAACCACCGAGCAGAGACACCGTGACGCCGTCAACCATTTCTGGTCAGTGCTCTGGAGCAAAGGGCTCATCTATAAGGGGAGTTATGAAGGCTGGTACTCCACACAAGATGAAAGCTTCCTCACGCCGTCGCAGGTGGCTGATGCTTTGGACTCTTCAGGGAAGGAGATCAAGGTATCGCTGGAGAGTGGCCATAAG GTGGAGTGGATGAAAGAGGAGAACTACATGTTCCGTCTCTCTGCATTTCGGTCTCAGCTGCTCGACTGGCTCAGAGGAAATCCCCGGGCCGTACAGCCTGAGCGTTTCTATCAGGATGTTCTCCAGTGGCTGCAGGAAGACCTTCCCGACCTCTCAGTCTCCCGCCAGAGAAGCCGCCTCCAGTGGGGAATCCCTGTGCCGGGTGACGCTGAACAAACTATCTACGTGTGGCTTGATGCTCTGATTAACTACCTCACAGTAGCCGGCTATCCAGATAGACACGACCGATGGTGGAGCGTGGCCCACCACATCGTTggaaaggacattttaaaatttcacgCCATCTACTGGCCGGCTTTTCTTCTGGGAGCCGGACTGCCGCTGCCGCAGACGATACATGTGCACTCTCACTGGACGGTCGGAGGAAAGAAGATGTCGAAAAGTTTGGGTAACGTGGTGGATCCTCTTGAGCGATCACAGATGTTCACAACGGATGGTATGAGGTACTTTCTTCTGCGTCAGGGTGTCCCAGACTCAGACTGCGATTACACCGACAACAAAGTTATGAAGCTGCTGAACGCGGAGCTTGCTGACTCTCTGGGAGGTCTGCTGAACCGCTGCACAGCTCCAGCTCTAAACCCAGCTCAGGTCTACCCTTCTTTCTGCCCTCAGTCCTTCCCGACTGAACAGGGAGGCAGGGCTGTGGCTGAAGATTACCACATGTTGGATGCTGTGAGAAACCTCCCCGCTGTGGTGGAGCAGCACTATGAGAGCATGCATGTGTACAAAGCTCTGGAGGCCGTCACTGCCTGTGTGAGGCAGACCAACGGGTTTGTGCAGCGTCATGCACCGTGGAAGCTGGACAGGACGGACAATAAAGACCAACGCTGGCTAGACACAATCATCCATGTCTCTCTTGAATGCCTGAGGATTTATGGGACACTCCTCCAGCCAGTAGTGCCAGGCGTTTCTGACAAGCTGCTGTCCAGACTCGGGGTGCAACCAGGCGAGAGGAGCTGGGCACATGTGAGCTTCCTGCCGAGGCATCGGGGAATGGACTGTCCCTTCGAGGGGAGAGCACTCGGATCTGACTCTGGAGTGCTTTTTAGTCGCTTGGAAAATCAGAACGTAGACAAACAGAAAcctaagaaaacaaaaaaggcaacaaactTGAAATGA
- the zgc:101583 gene encoding magnesium transporter NIPA2 yields the protein MEVNRLDFYIGLSLAVSSSAFIGASFILKKKGLLRLASKGSMRAGQGGYAYLKEWLWWAGLISMGTGEAANFAAYAFAPATLVTPLGALSVLVSAVLSSYFLNERLNVHGKIGCLLCVLGSTVMVIHAPQEEEVASLSAMAEKLKDPGFIVFAVCVVGSSLVLIFAVAPRFGQKNVLVYILICSVIGSLSVSCVKGLGIGIKELFAGTAVLKEPLFWALVICLVICVSIQISYLNKALDIYNTSIVTPIYYVFFTTSVMACSAILFKEWLRMTTDGIVGTISGFLTIILGIFLLHAFKDITFSCDSLPLYLRKGPQGFPWGHQPYVALPSHETQAEDEVKLPREGGSKGVWGTHQRTP from the exons ATGGAAGTGAACCGTTTGGACTTTTACATTGGTCTCTCTCTGGCTGTGAGCTCGAGCGCTTTCATCGGTGCCAGTTTCATCCTGAAGAAGAAAGGCCTGCTGCGATTGGCCAGCAAGGGATCAATGCGAGCAG GTCAGGGGGGGTATGCCTACCTGAAAGAATGGCTGTGGTGGGCAGGACTCATTTCAA TGGGAACTGGAGAGGCTGCTAACTTCGCTGCATATGCATTTGCGCCGGCTACACTGGTGACTCCTCTTGGAGCACTGAGTGTACTTGTAag TGCTGTGCTCTCCTCTTACTTTCTGAATGAGCGGCTTAACGTGCACGGGAAAATTGGTTGTTTGCTGTGCGTCCTGGGCTCCACAGTGATGGTGATCCACGCcccgcaggaggaggaggtcgcCTCCCTCAGCGCCATGGCCGAGAAGCTCAAAGACCCAG GTTTcattgtgtttgctgtgtgcGTTGTGGGAAGCAGCCTGGTTCTTATCTTTGCTGTGGCTCCGCGCTTTGGACAGAAGAATGTGCTGGTCTACATCCTgatctgctctgtgattggctccCTGTCTGTGTCTTGTGTCAAGGGCCTGGGCATTGGCATTAAGGAGCTGTTTGCTGGGACAGCAGTGCTGAAGGAACCCCTGTTCTGGGCGTTAGTCATCTGCCTGGTAATCTGCGTCAGCATTCAAATCAGTTACCTGAACAAAGCCCTCGATATCTACAACACCTCCATAGTCACGCCCATATACTACGTCTTCTTCACCACCTCTGTCATGGCGTGCTCAGCCATCCTCTTTAAGGAATGGTTGAGAATGACCACTGATGGAATAGTGGGGACAATTAGCGGCTTCCTCACCATCATTTTGGGAATCTTTCTCCTCCACGCCTTCAAGGACATTACATTTAGCTGTGATTCCCTCCCACTCTACCTGAGGAAGGGTCCTCAGGGCTTCCCATGGGGGCACCAGCCTTATGTGGCTCTTCCCAGCCACGAAACACAAGCAGAGGATGAGGTGAAACTGCCCAGAGAGGGAGGTTCAAAGGGGGTCTGGGGTACACATCAGAGGACTCCTTGA